AACCAAACTGCCGGATACCCTGTTTAAGGTCACCCAGAAATATCCCCGGGATGAAATAACCCTAAACTTTGTTGATAAGAAAACTGAAGAAGCTGAAAAAAAGATAAGTGAACAGAACCAAGCCACCCTGGAAGAAGATATTGAAGCCGAGCTCACTACAGTTCAGGCTGAACCCCAAGACACCCAGGAAACCATGGGAATATCCGATATTCAGAAGGAGATTACCCTAAAGACCCTGGAAATGCTGGAAGACCCCAGGACCTATGAGTATGAACTGTATCCTGATACCGGCTATCCTCCGGAAAATATTGCTATTTCTACCGATGTGATTGCCCTGGTGCTAAGAGACTGCGGCTATGATTTGATGGAACTTATATACCAGGATATGAGTGATAATCCCAGCGCGTACCCTATGGACATAGTGGACCGGGATGAACCTATAAAATATATTGATTTCAGGCATGTCTTTTTCCAGGAAACCTTCTTTAGCAGAAATGCCCTGGAACTTTCCATTGAGTATGATCCTGAAAGTGAGAACAACAATATTCATTGGCAGCCGGGGGATTTTGTTTACTTCCAGCTGGATCCGGATAACCCCCATCAAGACATGGGAGGCATAATATCTCCCAATACCAATGACCAGGGGATCCCCCTGGTGGTGATGACCTCCGGAGACCTGGGCAAGGTAAGTGAAGTGGACGTATTGCTGGAACATACTATTGTAGGCCATTACAGGTATCCTTACCCTGAGGATTTGGAAGACTAGCTTTTCCAGAACAGAAAGGGATTGAAATTGGTGCCATAATCATAGTGGTCCACTTTTTCCCTCTGCTTAAGGAAGCTCACTGCCTTATAGGTAGCGGGGGTAAGTACTACTTCCATGCCTACTTTAAATATATAATTGGATAATATGATAGACCCGATAAGAGCCCAGCTGTACAGTCCCCCAAAAGCAATCAGCACAAACACTACTGTATCTATTCCTTGCCCTGCCACCGTAGAGCCAATAGTGCGGGCAAACAGCCATCTGCCCCCGGTAGCCACTTTCATCCTGGCCAGGATATAGGAATTGGAGAACTCCCCTAAAAAATAGGCTATCAGGGAAGCGGTAACTATTCGTGGGGTTTGGCCTAAAATAGCCTGATAAGCATCCTGGAATTCCCAGCCGGAAGCAGGCTTTATGCTTCCGATTAAAGCCAGGACCACCGACATCAGTAAAGCACAAAAGAACCCAATCCATATTACTTTTCTGCTTTTCCGGTAACCATAAACCTCAGTTAGCACATCCCCAAATATATAGGACAGGGGGAAAAGTACCGTGCCTCCATCAAAGGTAAATCTCCATATTTGCACTATCTTGGTAGAAGCAATATTTGAAATCAAAAGCACTGCTACAAACAGCCCCACTATAAGGTCAAAATATCTATAATTATTCTTATTCATGGCATTTAGTATTCTACAACACTAAGGCCGGTTTTGGCTAAAAATATTAATACAGCTTTTTTTAAGAAAACCGGCCTTAAGCTAACCCTGCTTTTTCTTTTTCAGGCTTTTTAGTATTATAATAGGACCAAGTTCCGGTGATTCTTTAGCTAATTAAAACTTAGGCTAATCATAATGAGGATAGTGGCAAGACTTAAAAATATAGTACGGGAAACCCTGCTTACCATAGGGCCAGTGGTACTGATAGTAACCGTGCTGCAGCTTTCCATTATAAGGATGCCCTGGATAATATTTTTTAAATTCCTTATAGGCTCAGGGCTGGTGATTTTGGGACTTACTATACTTCTGCAGGGATTAAAAATCGGGCTGCTGCCCATTGGAGAAATGATAGGATCTGCCTTATCCAGCAAAGGCTCGGTAATTTTGCTGCTGCTGCTGGGTTTTTTAATAGGGTTTGCCATTACCATTGCTGAACCGGATGTAATGGTACTAGCCTCCCATGTAGACCTGGTATCAGAGGGACAGATAAGCAAAATACTCCTTATTGCCATGATAGGCATTGGCGTAGGGGTATTTATCCTTATTGCTTTTTTAAGAATAATTTTACGGATCCCCATTATATATATGCTGCTGGGGGGTTACCTGGTCATACTGATACTGTCTTTTTTCAGCCACAGGAATTATATACCAGTAGGATTTGACGCTGGGGGGGTTACCACTGGCCCCATAACCGTTCCCTTTATCATGGCTTTGGGCCTGGGCCTAACTGCGGTGCTGGGATCAAAATCCAGAAATATGGATAGCTTCGGCCTCATTGGCCTGGCCTCCATCGGACCCATAATCACTGTATTGATTTTAGGGGTGATTTATAATTGAGTGAAATATTCGTACCATCGATTCTATTAAACCTGATCATAGAGGTATCCATAGCCCTGGTACCCATATTTGTGATTTTTGTAGTTTTCCAACTCCTGGTTTT
This genomic stretch from Actinomycetota bacterium harbors:
- a CDS encoding queuosine precursor transporter, producing the protein MNKNNYRYFDLIVGLFVAVLLISNIASTKIVQIWRFTFDGGTVLFPLSYIFGDVLTEVYGYRKSRKVIWIGFFCALLMSVVLALIGSIKPASGWEFQDAYQAILGQTPRIVTASLIAYFLGEFSNSYILARMKVATGGRWLFARTIGSTVAGQGIDTVVFVLIAFGGLYSWALIGSIILSNYIFKVGMEVVLTPATYKAVSFLKQREKVDHYDYGTNFNPFLFWKS
- a CDS encoding DUF1538 domain-containing protein; amino-acid sequence: MRIVARLKNIVRETLLTIGPVVLIVTVLQLSIIRMPWIIFFKFLIGSGLVILGLTILLQGLKIGLLPIGEMIGSALSSKGSVILLLLLGFLIGFAITIAEPDVMVLASHVDLVSEGQISKILLIAMIGIGVGVFILIAFLRIILRIPIIYMLLGGYLVILILSFFSHRNYIPVGFDAGGVTTGPITVPFIMALGLGLTAVLGSKSRNMDSFGLIGLASIGPIITVLILGVIYN
- a CDS encoding DUF1287 domain-containing protein, giving the protein MRITRKQPRRARNYIYLVYIVIIIAVLQFFALKAFYQEVVTKLPDTLFKVTQKYPRDEITLNFVDKKTEEAEKKISEQNQATLEEDIEAELTTVQAEPQDTQETMGISDIQKEITLKTLEMLEDPRTYEYELYPDTGYPPENIAISTDVIALVLRDCGYDLMELIYQDMSDNPSAYPMDIVDRDEPIKYIDFRHVFFQETFFSRNALELSIEYDPESENNNIHWQPGDFVYFQLDPDNPHQDMGGIISPNTNDQGIPLVVMTSGDLGKVSEVDVLLEHTIVGHYRYPYPEDLED